AGTTGGTCATTAGTTCAAAAACATCATCTTAAGTTTTGACAGGCTAAACATACTTTGTAGTATAGTCATAGCCTGGTTTCAAGTTTTTACCAACTTttgatgcaatattttttttttataatagtggCATTTGTGTGCACCTTTTGTatctataccattttttttaaggcTGCATGCTGTTGCAATAGTTTTTTGTTAGGTTTTTTTCTATCCTCTTCTCTATAACGAAAAAAGCCCATTTTTACATGTGTGAActcatttgaaaaaaaacacccaaaaatgcatgtggcatgcaaaaaaaaatgcatgcgATTTTGAATATTGTATTCTTATAGGCAAAAAACGGCAATGAAAATGtgtgtgtgaaggagcccttagcCCTGGTTCACATTTCCGCTTCAGTGTCAAGTCCGCGAAAAAAAGCGTacgtgtttcatccatgaagatgtctgtgaaggatttgtggttggtccgtgtgtccgtttttaccatccgtgtgtcatccgtaatttactggatgtgtgtcagtgattttcacgcccccatagacttcaatgagcATGCTTCATtcgcatcacggatcaaagtagtgcatgtccccgtgatttttttcagtaaaaaaattgtgaaatgtaaacagacacatttaaatcaatgcgTACACGCGCTGTctgcagaaaatgcggacagcacacatcagtgaaaaacgcaaatgtgaaccAGGCCTTACACCTCTGAAGCACTCACCTTGTCTTAGCATCGCAAAAGATACATTTGTTGCTATAGGTAACAGAATCAGATCCACAGACTGGATTAAACTCCATGGTACATCCTTTTCCATATCCTTGGCAATCGTCCTCAGAGAAAATAAGAGAAATACAAAACATGAACACAAATCATCATAAAAGGGTTGGCTCATTTTGCTTCTCTAATTCATGAACATAATGCGGCTCCTCTGCTCTCCCCCGCCAGTGCAATGTATCAGACAATGGTACACAACAGAAAGGGATTCTCCTGTTATGGTCACACGTACGTTGTGATGGAATAAATCAGTTTAAATGTGTTGTCTGGGATcaacatactgatgacctatcaataaGAATaaagcctcgttcacatttccgtatCAGTGTCACATCCGTGAAAAAAAGCAtatgtgtttcatccgtgaagctgtgcgtgaaggatccgtggttggtccgtgtgtccgtttttactaTCCgtgtgaaaattaatttccaaagaatctcctattagtcttcagtgaaaaactaaTGCAAcatggacacaacacggatgtgtgtcagtgattctcacggacccatagacttcaatgaacTTGCTTGGTCCGCATcgcggatcaaagtagtgcatgtccccacggtcagtaaaaaaatactgaattgtgaacagacacatttaaatcaatgcgTACATATGCTGTCTGCAGAAAATGCAAACAGCACAtaacagtgaaaaacggaaatgtgaacgaggcctaaggatatcagtatcagatcagaggGTGTCTGACAccaggcacccccaccgatctgctGTTGGCCGACAGCTCTGCTTCCAGCAGTAAACAATGCGGAGCCAGAACACCACAGCTCCGTACGCTGCGTAGTGGCCTTCTCGAGTATCCTGTTCTATAGATCACCAATAAGTTGGTCTCTGGAAAACTTCTTTAAAAGTTCAATAGTGACTTTTCTTATAAAACCGTTCACGTGACAGAACTTGAATTACAGTGAAGGCTGCATGATGTTTGCCTTCCATAGTATTCAATAAGGATAATAGGTCATCATGAATATGAGGTCTTATGAGCTTGTGCTCTGTATTGAACAGACTCCAGTGCTCAGCTCCATACAGATTTTAGCAAAATGACTTGGTCAGCTCAAGAAAATGACCCAGTATTTTTTCAGAGTATCTATCActagtttatgctgccctcagatagGATCCTGTGAACTGGTGACAGATTATCTTTAAGATGAAATCCAATACTATACCTACTTGATGGAAGGGTTACTTGACAATATGCTGATAATAAAGTGTCCTCCTGTTGGTACTCCCTGCTTTCAGCTGTAATATGTGGGAAAATCTGGCAATAAagtttcaatttccctgcagagcTTCCACAGGTCAAATCAGCATTATACCATTACTCTCCACTCTGTCCAATAGATGAGTCTTCAACAGAAGTATGTTCCTAACTCAGAATTGCCTAATGGGGCATATAAAAGGAATTTTCTACATTGCATAAACCCTtacaatgtgtaaaaaaaattaccttaACGCAGCTGTTTTTGTGCTTGATCTTAATTTCTCTTTTTAACTTCCTGTGAAAAAATGAAAGAATAAGCACAGTGTCAATTACAGTAGTGCTTCAAAGTTTATGAATCCTTCAGaactttctatatttctgcataaatttgaccgaAAATTACATCTGGTTTTCCCATCATAATGAGTTCACCAttgtgggggacttcaactacccaaataAAGATTGGGAAAttaaaacctgtacatctcataaaggaaacaggttcttggcaataacaaaagacaattacctttcccaattggtttaggacccgactagagggacggccacactggacttagtattaaccaatagaccttacagaacaacagacgtgcaggttgggggacagctgggaaatagtgaccataaagtaataaccttccaattgtcattcaaaagagtgtttcttcagggaggaacaaaaataccaaaataccaaacttcaaaaaagaaaaattttagTCAACTAAGAGGGGCCTTAGGCCTaattaactgggacaaagtcctcaaaaacaaaaatacagccgcaaaatgggatatttttaaaagcatcctaaaatctcattgtgagaggtacataccttatgggaataaaaggttaaggaacaagaaaaaaaactatgtggatgaACAGAATTGTaatgaaagcaataaatgacaaatagaaagcatttaaatcactaaaacaggaggggagcaaggaagcattgaaaaactaaaaggaaaaaaatagaatatgtaaaaaacaaataaaagcagccaaactagagaccgagagattaattgccaaagagagtaaaactaaccctaaaatgttcttcaactatataaatggtaaaaagtataaatctgaaggggttggccctttacagagtaatgaagggggagttgcagagagcaatgaggagaaagcagagctattaaatatttttcttctccacccgaTTCACTGAaggaaataaactgtcagatgaaatgcagaatgtaaattgcccattaaaagtgtcctgtctgactcaggaagaagtacagcggcgtctttgtcatggtcttaccttcttgctgttctcctttgtttgacatgtgctggcggccatcttggtttctgggtttcttgtagcctcccaccctgcggcttctccttcccactgggaggagctggatgcctagctcatatatataggaggtctgtggcttcagttccttgcttggtcctcctgtgttcacatgcttctaagacggctgctgcttctggttcctgatcctggcttcgtctgactaccctgctggttcctgatccaggcttcgtctgactaccctgctggttcctgatccaggcttcgtctgactaccctgctggttcctgatccaggcttcgtctgactacccttctggttcctgacctctggcttcgcaagaccctgcttcggtttagccatccgtttggacttttgccttacagcttgattttcaataaagccttcttatttccacttatctcttgttgtacgtctggttcatggttccatgacattaggaccaagccattaattctgacggtacagggccatcctcgctacctacgctggttgccagacttgatcagcaggatcacctgttgggtcagttcgctgtggcgttgcaaaccctgcttgaacgcacggctcatttagcttccgttgccgatgggtcggttgtcgctcctgggcccgctcctactgccgctccggttgttgcgccagagtctaccccgacacctgttgctgcgcctgcggtctttcggggtatgaccggttctgccccccttccacagtgctttgggggagagccaactcagtgccgaggtttccttaaccaggtgggcatttatttcgagttgctgccacatgcctttcctactgagagatcaaaggtgggcttcttgatctcgctgctctcggacaaggccttggcctgggccagccctttatgggagaacaacaatccggtggttgccgagttttccggttttgttgcttctcttcggaaggtattcgatgtgccggctcgtgctgcctctgctgcgaagctccttatgtccatcagacagggttcacgatccgtagctgaatacgccattgagtttcgtaccctggcagcagaggtgggctggaataatgaggctctggtcgctgctttctctcatggtctctcggatgccttgaaggatgaggttgcagctaaggacctaccagtggagctcgagtctcttatttctttcctgatttttattgacaccagactcagggagagaccttcctttaaggagagcctgcggaggtcttctaacagattggcgcctacgtttgctgtcccacccgtgcctccctctcctcccacgcctcctggggatgacttgtctgggggtgaacccatgcagctggggtttgctcgcctgtccgagggggagagggtactccggagacgcgagggccgatgcatgtactgtggtctcggtgggcatttttggttggcatgcccgaaccgtccgggaaacgctcgcacctgagatcctgtcgggggcagatcttgggtggagtctcctcgtccccggtttcccgtgttgacaaaccactgattactgttgtcctctcctgggtcgggggctcggtgacgacccaggcgttggtggactctggtgctggtggtttgttcattgatagtgtgttcgctgccgccaattccattcctctgcagcctcgaggtttcccactggctcttgaggcgatagacggcagaccccttctgccgccacacgtgactcaggagacccttccagtggggatggccattggtgccgttcacagagagtcggtctgtctccaggttatttagtctccacactactcagtggtcttggggtacccctggctccagaagcataatccgactttcgattggagatcggccgagatcctctcgtggtcaccgcagtgtggggctagttgcatccatgggcctgtcaagttgctgtgtacttcctcggactctctgttgcctcctgaatacgaggagtaccgggatgtattcgataaggtgcgtgcggttgccctacctccgcaccgcccatacgattgtgccatagagttacaatctggtgccgttcctcctcgtggcaaagtctatccactgtcggtagcggagaatgaggccatggaggagtacgtgagggaggcgctttcacgcggacacattcgcaaatcctcgtccccggcaggggctggatttttctttgtgaaaaagaagggcggtgagttgaggccttgcatcgattacaggggtctcaatcgcatcacgatcaagaacgcttacccaatacccttgatttccgagctgttcgatcgcctcaaaggggccacggtctttaccaaactcgacctgagggcggcatataacctggtaaggatcaaggcgggcgatgagtggaagaccgcgtttaacaccaggaccggtcattatgaatccttggttatgccctttgggttgtgcaatgcgcccgcagtcttccaggaattcatcaacgatgttttccgtgacctgttgcagcagtgtgtggtggtctatttggatgacatcttggtatattctgaatccatggaggcccacattctggatgtcagacgagtgttgcaacggttacaagagaacaagctgttcggtaagcttgagaaatgcgaatttcaccgatcccaggtaaccttcttaggttacatcatttccgctgaggggttctccatggatcctgagaaggtttcggctgtcttacagtggccccagcccagtggtcttcgtgccctgcagcgctttttgggcttcgccaattattatcggaagttcatcagggacttttccatgctagccaagcctctcacggatctgaccaggaagggcagtaatccccaggtctggccgctcgaggccatccgagcttttgaggctctaaagtccgcctttgtgtcggctccgattctgtcgcatcccaaccctgggttgccttttgtcctcgaggtggacgcgtctgagacgggagtaggcgcccttctgtctcagcgtagaacaccagagggtcctctgcttccttgtgggttttactcccggaaactgtcttctgcggagtgcaactatcagattggtgacagggagttattggccatcgtgcatgcccttaaagaatggaggcacttgctcgagggctcggtggttccggttctcatcctgacggaccacaagaatctgacctacctctctgaggccaagagattgacaccacgtcaggccagatgggctctgttcttgtcacgttttaattacgtggtctcctacctacccggttccaagaacatcagagcggatgccttatcacggcagtactccgagctgtccggggaggagtcgattccgacttcggtcatacctccgaatcagatcctggccgctattcgcaccagcctgacctctcccctgggtgagcagattttggcggctcaatctggtgctccctctgggagacccaacggcagatgttttgtgcctgaggagttgcgcactcggttgttgcgaacctaccataactccaaggccgcggggcatcctggaaagaatcagctgtcctgggctgtttcacgtctgttctggtggccttctctacgttccgacatcgccgcatatgtagcggcatgctccgtttgtgcccagagtaagtcccctcggcaccttccgttgggccttttgcaacccatagccaccggggagcgtccatggtcacacctggggatggatttcattgtggacctccctgcatcccgaggccatacggtcattctcatgattgtggatcggttttccaaaatgtgccactgtgttcctctcaagaagttaccctctgcacaagagttggcctcgatttttgccagggaggtcttccggttgcacggtttgcccaaggagattgtgtcggatcgggggagtcagtttgtgtccaggttctggcgcgccttttgctcccagttggggattcatctctctttctcctctgcctaccaccctcagtccaatggggccgcagaacgatccaatcaggccttggagcaattccttcgttgctatgtctccgatcaccaagacaattgggttgacctcctgccttgggctgagtttgccaggaacacggcggtgaactcttcctctgggacgtctcccttcatggccaattatgggttccaacctgctgtgttaccggaggtattctctccccaggatattccggctgtggaggatcacctttccgtcctacgtgcttcttgggtacagatccagaggtcccttgaggtctctgcgcagcgccagagactccaggctgatcgcagacgagcgcccgctccttcctaccaggtcggagaccgcgtatggttgtccacccgcaacctcaaccttcgagtgcccactcccaagctggcgcctcgctttgttggtcccttccgagtgcttcgcagggtaaacccggtagcctatgcccttgcgcttcctcctggcatgcggatctccaacgtgtttcatgtctccctgttgaagccactggtgtgtaatcgtttcacttcctcggttcctcggcctcgtccggtccaagtgggcaatcgtgaggagtatgaggtgagcaatatcctggactcacgcctggtccgcggtcgggtgcagtttttggtccattggcgtggttatggtccagaggagcgttcctgggttccctccgcagatgtccatgctcctgccttgctccgagccttccgaggtactgtcatggtcttaccttcttgctgttctccttcgtttgacatgtgctggcggccatcttggtttctgggtttcttgtagcctcccaccctgcggcttctccttcccactgggaggagctggatgcctagctcatatatataggaggtctgtggcttcagttccttgcttggtcctcctgtgttcacatgcttctaagactgctgctgcttctggttcctgatcctggcttcgtctgactaccctgctggttcctgatccaggcttcgtctgactaccctgctggttcctgatgcaggcttcgtctgactaccctgctggttcctgatccaggcttcgtctgactacccttctggttcctgacctctggcttcgcaagaccctgcttcggtttagccatccgtttggacttttgccttacagcttgattttcaataaagccttcttatttccacttatctcttgttgtacgtctggttcatggttccatgacagtcttaaaaagattaaaatagacaaatcgccaagaccagatggcatacacccccgtatcctaagagaattaagtaatgtcatagccagacccttatttctgatatttaaggactctaaacTGACAGGgactgttccacaggattggcgcatatcaaatgtggtgccaatattcaaaaagggtttaaaatctgttgtgggtaaactgtttgaaggttttctaagacatgctatcttggagtacctcaatgaaaatataaacaaataacatcatatcagcatggcctcatgagggatcggtcatgtcaaactaatttaataagtttctatgaggaggtaagttctaaactTGACGGATATCTAGACTTCTCCAaagtatttgacact
The Bufo gargarizans isolate SCDJY-AF-19 chromosome 2, ASM1485885v1, whole genome shotgun sequence genome window above contains:
- the LOC122925894 gene encoding ovomucoid-like gives rise to the protein MLKPVCGTNDQTYTNECELCSDRLKLKREIKIKHKNSCVKDDCQGYGKGCTMEFNPVCGSDSVTYSNKCIFCDAKTRNSELRVVSNGDCEKQTY